The proteins below come from a single Carnobacterium divergens DSM 20623 genomic window:
- the essB gene encoding type VII secretion protein EssB, with amino-acid sequence MKEISRITFEDKTIEIEKEATNWFVKIKKSEATLKNEKEINLLKESQTGFLPVEIKIEEDSFDFMFQPAKTMLSFSEVAEKSQADKIRAASNFAAFSDYIGSQYTFFLDPENVLFDQNLLPVIAYRGLKNGLPPAELTEEGFLRQFKSIVIALFSKKQTFESLYNGNLERAKETLFIKTIARSKSVAEIVTYLEDQYQSTLAADQKNMRIVSKKRYMLYKQLTIWFSVVMLLLLIPLIYLVGFSMPHQTKLLQADTAFLKNDYEKVIQILQPIETSKIDATQKYELAYAYVQGKDLTEKQKAFIMKNISLKSADSYLTYWIENGRGNLGKALDQGKKLEDPDLILYGLQQKMEQVKNNPKLSGTKREKMLTSYQDQYDKYKEKFEKSEQEGQTSDGSNLGTETTNE; translated from the coding sequence GTGAAGGAAATAAGCAGAATTACCTTTGAAGATAAAACAATTGAAATTGAAAAAGAAGCAACCAATTGGTTCGTTAAAATTAAAAAATCAGAAGCAACCTTAAAAAATGAAAAAGAAATTAACCTTTTAAAAGAAAGCCAAACGGGATTTTTACCAGTAGAAATCAAGATTGAAGAAGACAGTTTTGACTTTATGTTCCAGCCAGCGAAAACGATGCTGTCATTTAGTGAAGTGGCTGAAAAATCACAAGCAGATAAAATTAGAGCTGCTAGTAATTTTGCAGCATTTTCGGACTATATTGGCAGTCAATATACATTTTTCTTAGACCCAGAAAATGTCTTATTTGATCAAAATTTACTCCCTGTGATTGCTTATCGTGGCTTGAAAAACGGGTTGCCACCAGCAGAATTAACCGAAGAAGGATTTTTAAGACAGTTTAAATCGATTGTGATTGCGCTATTTTCTAAAAAGCAAACCTTTGAGTCACTTTACAATGGGAATTTAGAACGTGCCAAAGAAACGCTTTTTATTAAGACAATTGCCCGTAGTAAATCTGTAGCAGAAATCGTAACGTATTTAGAAGATCAATACCAATCAACCTTAGCGGCAGATCAGAAAAATATGCGAATTGTTTCTAAAAAACGCTATATGCTCTATAAGCAATTAACCATCTGGTTTAGTGTTGTCATGCTTTTATTGTTGATTCCACTTATTTATTTAGTCGGCTTTTCAATGCCTCATCAAACAAAATTATTACAAGCAGACACAGCCTTTTTAAAAAATGATTACGAGAAAGTCATTCAAATTTTACAACCAATTGAAACCAGTAAAATTGATGCGACTCAAAAATACGAGTTGGCGTACGCATATGTTCAAGGAAAAGATTTAACAGAAAAACAAAAAGCCTTTATCATGAAAAACATTAGCTTAAAATCAGCAGATAGCTATTTAACCTACTGGATTGAAAATGGTCGTGGAAATCTTGGCAAAGCGCTAGATCAAGGAAAAAAATTAGAAGATCCAGACTTGATTCTTTACGGACTTCAACAAAAAATGGAACAAGTTAAAAACAATCCTAAGCTTTCAGGAACTAAGCGTGAAAAAATGCTAACAAGCTACCAAGATCAATACGATAAATACAAAGAAAAATTTGAAAAAAGTGAGCAAGAAGGTCAAACTTCCGATGGCTCTAACTTAGGAACCGAAACCACTAACGAGTAA
- the essC gene encoding type VII secretion protein EssC produces MSKEKVIIKTENEIHQLSLDQKLTYQIGNQVAFDVYVKDEGDEKLSLSFNAEKNSWELVNTQTNICLEIGKNKKQSVSLNNKTITVDWIADSTIIPYQLTKKSNWHISNDKTALVQLAMDQHEKILVTKGPYGWEVNPLNGEVYVNNKKQLKPAVLENGDFIYVAGAFLYFYDEELHIANGDKFTIHLPQLVQSSYDFYDEYPDYHRSPRIIYRDPEEKVTIGTPDAAPSKPSEQLLKTILPPLVMLSMTILMAIIQPRGLYVLVSAGTTVMTVIFSISSYIKSRKKYKVDMKDRVRIYEEYLTSKSKELHQVNQEQRTGKLYHYPDVETLSKMITQYNHRIYEKTPLHFDFLNYRLGLGKVKSSMEVSYSGSDGQKKLDDLEKEGFNLYQDHQRVDGVPITTELTLGPIGYIGPRPLVIEQLQLLVNQLAFAHSYHDLQFITIFPEEELAQWSWMRWLPHATLQDMNVRGFVYHQRSRDQVLNSLTQILKSRQNAKDEGGRDAESTIFTPHYVVLITDVKLILDHTIMEFFNEDPTALGCSIIFVQDVLSSLSENVKTVIDIRDRNTGVMVLENGDLKNTEFKLDHFPECFDKEQIPRTLAPLNHLQNLKNSIPEAVTFLEMYEVDRFEELNVLSRWASHSPHKSLAVPLGLRGKEDLVNLNLHEKAHGPHGLVAGTTGSGKSEIIQSYILSLAVNFHPYDVAFLLIDYKGGGMANLFRNLPHLLGSITNLDGAQSMRALISINAELKRRQRLFSENNVNHINQYQKLYKEGEVSDPMPHLFLISDEFAELKSEQPEFMKELVSTARIGRSLGIHLILATQKPSGVVNEQIWSNSKFKLALKVADKSDSMEMLKTPDAAEITLPGRAYLQVGNNEIYELFQSAWSGADYNPDKEDSQAEDLTIYAINDLGQYEILSEDLSGLENSDEMKTVPTELDAVIDGIHDLTVEEGIESLPRPWLPPLEERLYLPNLDAVDYKEFWAGEKGTLEPVVGIADIPSMQAQETFRLNLSKEGHLAAFSSPGYGKSTFLQMILMGLARKHNPARLHAYLMDFGTNGLLPLRGLPHIADTMNSDEDEKIGKFIRRMEAEIKLRKKMLSQYAVANMEMYEKASGNEEPSIVILVDGFEGFKGMKYEDVLEKIFTQIAREGAGIGIHLLITAGRQSSMRLNLQSNIKLQLAMKLIDDNEAKNIVGRTQLAIDDLPGRGLVKFDEPALFQAALPTLGEDTLDIIEAIREEAKEMDAYWTGERPEEIPIMPEVISFNDYIERKLVLERLKDKAKFPIGLEFEELAPYSLEKGFGSNKIIVSSNNQDQFNLMKTIANIIEIKNQGNMIHIFDNEQGSLSAYENKEYVGSYITDKEEIEDFFEGLNNEVNLRQKEYKRILAEEGLEKGKEMIAALPYHILMISNIGEFGSKLSKEAIVDIMNVFEKGNELGITFIISGTPANYGQNYDEFSKAVKALNSGYLLMKYGDQSILKATNLGYNTLKPLPNEVYVINNDQAEHFKMPTI; encoded by the coding sequence GTGAGCAAAGAAAAAGTAATAATTAAAACAGAAAACGAAATCCATCAGTTGTCATTAGATCAAAAGTTAACCTATCAAATTGGCAATCAAGTGGCTTTTGATGTCTATGTAAAGGATGAAGGCGACGAAAAATTGTCGCTTTCATTTAATGCTGAAAAGAATAGCTGGGAATTAGTAAATACCCAGACCAACATCTGCCTTGAAATTGGAAAAAACAAAAAGCAAAGTGTGTCGTTAAATAATAAAACAATCACGGTTGATTGGATAGCAGATTCAACTATCATTCCGTATCAACTGACTAAAAAATCAAATTGGCATATCAGTAACGATAAAACAGCCCTAGTCCAGCTAGCGATGGATCAGCATGAAAAAATTTTAGTTACAAAAGGACCCTATGGCTGGGAAGTTAATCCATTAAATGGGGAAGTATATGTCAACAATAAAAAACAACTAAAGCCTGCCGTCTTAGAAAATGGCGACTTTATTTATGTTGCTGGCGCCTTTCTTTATTTTTATGATGAAGAGCTCCATATTGCCAATGGCGACAAGTTTACGATTCATTTGCCTCAATTAGTGCAATCCAGCTATGATTTTTATGATGAATACCCAGACTATCACCGTTCACCAAGAATCATTTACCGTGACCCAGAAGAAAAGGTTACAATCGGAACACCAGATGCCGCGCCATCTAAACCAAGTGAACAGTTACTAAAAACGATTTTGCCACCATTAGTGATGTTATCTATGACCATTTTAATGGCAATTATTCAACCACGTGGTTTGTATGTATTAGTATCAGCTGGAACCACAGTTATGACCGTTATCTTTTCTATTTCAAGCTATATTAAGAGTCGGAAAAAATACAAGGTAGACATGAAAGACCGCGTTCGGATTTATGAAGAGTACTTAACGAGTAAAAGCAAAGAGCTACATCAGGTTAATCAAGAGCAACGGACAGGTAAGCTGTATCATTATCCAGATGTTGAAACACTATCTAAGATGATTACTCAGTACAACCACCGCATCTATGAAAAAACGCCCCTTCATTTTGACTTTTTAAATTACCGTCTAGGCTTAGGTAAGGTCAAATCAAGCATGGAGGTTAGTTATTCAGGAAGTGACGGTCAAAAGAAATTAGACGATTTAGAAAAAGAGGGCTTTAATCTTTATCAAGATCATCAACGAGTGGATGGTGTTCCCATCACAACCGAGCTAACACTTGGACCAATTGGCTATATCGGGCCACGTCCGTTAGTGATTGAACAGTTGCAATTATTAGTGAATCAATTAGCCTTTGCACATAGTTATCACGATTTACAATTCATCACGATTTTTCCAGAAGAAGAGCTAGCGCAATGGAGCTGGATGCGTTGGTTGCCACATGCAACGTTACAGGATATGAATGTTCGTGGCTTTGTGTATCATCAACGTAGCCGAGATCAAGTCCTAAACAGCTTAACGCAAATTTTAAAATCTCGTCAAAACGCAAAAGATGAAGGGGGTAGAGACGCTGAAAGTACGATCTTTACACCCCACTATGTGGTGCTTATCACCGATGTTAAATTAATTTTAGACCATACCATCATGGAGTTCTTTAACGAAGACCCAACCGCTCTAGGTTGTAGCATTATCTTCGTTCAAGACGTGCTAAGTAGCTTATCTGAAAATGTGAAAACGGTGATTGATATCCGTGACCGTAATACTGGTGTGATGGTCTTAGAAAACGGCGATTTAAAAAATACGGAATTTAAGCTAGATCATTTCCCAGAATGCTTTGATAAAGAACAGATTCCTCGCACACTCGCTCCCTTAAATCATTTACAAAACTTAAAAAACAGTATTCCAGAAGCCGTAACCTTCTTAGAAATGTATGAAGTAGATCGCTTTGAAGAATTAAATGTTTTAAGTCGTTGGGCTAGCCACTCGCCTCATAAAAGTTTGGCAGTTCCCTTAGGCTTACGAGGGAAGGAAGATTTAGTCAATTTAAATCTTCATGAAAAAGCCCATGGACCACATGGGTTAGTTGCCGGTACAACCGGTTCTGGGAAATCGGAGATTATCCAAAGTTATATTTTAAGTTTAGCGGTTAATTTCCATCCATACGACGTTGCCTTCTTACTAATCGATTATAAAGGTGGGGGAATGGCGAATTTATTCCGGAACTTGCCACATTTATTAGGAAGCATCACCAACTTAGATGGCGCTCAAAGTATGCGTGCCTTGATTTCCATCAATGCCGAATTGAAACGCCGTCAACGATTATTCTCTGAAAATAACGTCAACCATATCAATCAATACCAAAAGCTGTATAAAGAAGGCGAAGTAAGTGATCCAATGCCGCATTTATTCTTAATCAGTGATGAGTTCGCGGAGTTAAAATCAGAACAGCCTGAATTTATGAAGGAGCTGGTTTCAACTGCTCGTATCGGACGTTCCTTAGGGATTCATTTGATTTTAGCGACTCAAAAACCAAGTGGTGTGGTGAATGAACAAATCTGGAGTAACTCGAAATTTAAGCTAGCGCTTAAAGTAGCGGATAAATCCGATTCAATGGAAATGCTTAAAACTCCTGATGCGGCAGAAATTACCTTGCCAGGACGTGCGTATTTACAAGTCGGAAATAATGAAATTTACGAATTGTTCCAAAGCGCATGGAGTGGAGCGGATTACAATCCAGATAAGGAAGACAGCCAAGCGGAAGATTTAACGATTTACGCGATTAATGATTTAGGACAATACGAAATTTTAAGTGAGGATTTAAGTGGGTTGGAAAACAGTGACGAAATGAAAACTGTCCCAACGGAGTTGGATGCCGTAATTGATGGAATCCACGACTTAACGGTGGAAGAGGGGATTGAATCCTTGCCAAGACCGTGGTTACCGCCACTTGAAGAGCGTTTGTATTTGCCAAACTTAGATGCCGTAGACTATAAAGAATTCTGGGCAGGGGAAAAAGGAACGTTAGAACCTGTTGTCGGAATTGCGGATATTCCAAGTATGCAGGCACAAGAAACATTTAGATTAAACTTGTCTAAAGAAGGTCATTTAGCTGCCTTTTCAAGTCCAGGCTATGGAAAATCAACCTTCCTACAAATGATTCTAATGGGCTTAGCGCGTAAGCACAATCCCGCTCGTTTACACGCCTATTTAATGGACTTTGGCACAAATGGATTATTGCCATTGCGGGGATTGCCTCATATTGCCGATACCATGAATAGCGATGAAGACGAAAAAATTGGGAAATTCATCCGTCGGATGGAAGCTGAAATCAAGCTTCGTAAGAAGATGTTAAGCCAATACGCCGTAGCGAATATGGAAATGTATGAAAAAGCTAGTGGCAATGAAGAACCGAGCATCGTGATTTTAGTGGATGGATTCGAAGGCTTTAAAGGAATGAAATATGAAGATGTCTTAGAAAAAATCTTCACCCAAATCGCCCGTGAAGGTGCTGGAATTGGCATTCATTTACTAATTACTGCAGGACGTCAAAGCAGTATGCGCTTGAATTTACAAAGCAATATCAAGTTGCAATTAGCGATGAAACTCATCGATGACAACGAAGCGAAAAATATTGTTGGGAGAACTCAACTAGCAATAGATGATCTACCGGGTCGAGGGCTAGTCAAATTCGACGAACCAGCCTTATTCCAAGCGGCATTGCCAACACTTGGAGAAGATACGCTGGATATTATCGAAGCGATTCGAGAAGAAGCCAAAGAGATGGATGCGTATTGGACAGGAGAGAGACCAGAGGAGATTCCGATAATGCCTGAAGTGATTAGTTTTAATGATTATATTGAGCGTAAACTTGTTTTAGAAAGATTAAAAGATAAAGCTAAATTCCCAATAGGTTTAGAATTTGAAGAATTAGCACCTTACTCGCTAGAAAAAGGATTTGGCTCAAATAAAATAATTGTTTCAAGTAATAATCAAGATCAATTTAACTTAATGAAAACAATTGCTAATATTATAGAAATTAAAAATCAAGGTAATATGATTCATATATTTGATAATGAACAGGGAAGTTTATCTGCTTATGAAAATAAAGAGTATGTTGGCAGTTATATTACTGACAAAGAAGAAATTGAAGACTTTTTTGAAGGTTTAAATAATGAAGTTAATTTAAGACAAAAAGAATATAAACGAATTTTAGCCGAAGAAGGACTAGAAAAAGGAAAAGAAATGATAGCGGCATTACCATATCATATATTGATGATTTCTAATATTGGTGAGTTTGGGAGTAAGTTAAGTAAAGAAGCAATAGTAGATATAATGAATGTGTTTGAAAAAGGGAATGAACTAGGTATTACCTTTATTATATCAGGAACGCCAGCAAACTATGGCCAAAATTATGATGAATTTAGTAAAGCTGTAAAAGCTTTAAATAGTGGCTATTTGTTAATGAAGTATGGCGATCAAAGTATACTCAAAGCAACTAATCTTGGTTACAATACCTTAAAACCTTTGCCTAATGAAGTTTATGTAATTAATAATGATCAAGCAGAGCATTTTAAGATGCCAACTATCTAA
- a CDS encoding MFS transporter, which yields MGEVIKTYQMDSKVQKNRWLILIAIGLFTFMSTLDGSIVNIAIPVISKALNVPMNQSEWIVSVYLMAVCIFILLFGKIGDLIGKIKVFRWGTFLFVIGSLLCGFEFNLSFLLFARVVQAIGASMTMSTNYGIITEIFPISERGKALGLIGSFVSLGSIAGPGIGGIILAHFGWSYIFWINVPVGLITILMGIKILPEDLFFRKETIDYKGFLAFACMIGSLFIGIFIGQEIGFGHALILGLFAVAILSFVAFIRIEKNVNKPLVDLSLFKNGLFSVSLFCAFLIFVANFFFNVMMPFYLQGTRGLNPSQAGLLLMVFPLVMVIAAPISGSLSDKVGRELLTFIGLALTTIVQLGFVFIDGNTNIAVFILMTGIMGLGSALFQSPNNAIVMSSVSKKELGIAGSLNSLARNLGMVFGISFATTILYVAMSNKSGYKVTTYLADQPELFVYGMHVTFGVAFVICLVATILTGRRLLTAKGKSA from the coding sequence ATGGGAGAAGTTATCAAAACCTATCAAATGGATTCAAAAGTTCAAAAAAATAGATGGCTGATTTTGATTGCCATTGGTTTGTTTACGTTTATGTCCACACTAGATGGCAGTATTGTGAACATTGCGATACCGGTGATTTCAAAGGCTTTAAATGTGCCAATGAACCAATCGGAATGGATCGTGTCAGTATACTTAATGGCAGTTTGTATTTTTATTTTATTATTTGGAAAAATAGGAGATTTAATTGGGAAAATCAAAGTCTTTCGTTGGGGAACGTTTTTATTTGTCATCGGTTCGCTACTTTGTGGCTTTGAATTTAATTTGTCGTTTTTATTGTTTGCTCGAGTAGTACAGGCGATTGGGGCAAGCATGACGATGTCGACCAATTATGGAATTATCACGGAAATTTTTCCGATTAGCGAACGTGGGAAGGCTTTGGGCTTAATTGGGTCCTTCGTTTCGTTAGGCAGTATTGCAGGGCCAGGTATTGGAGGCATTATTTTAGCTCATTTTGGTTGGTCGTATATTTTTTGGATCAATGTTCCAGTGGGCTTGATTACGATTTTAATGGGAATCAAGATTTTACCTGAAGATTTATTTTTCCGAAAAGAAACGATTGATTACAAAGGTTTTCTTGCCTTTGCATGTATGATTGGCAGTTTGTTTATCGGGATTTTTATTGGGCAAGAAATTGGATTTGGCCACGCTTTGATTTTAGGGCTTTTTGCAGTTGCTATTTTGAGCTTTGTAGCATTTATTCGAATCGAAAAGAACGTGAACAAACCGCTAGTTGATTTAAGCTTGTTTAAAAATGGCTTATTTTCGGTTAGCCTATTTTGTGCCTTTTTGATTTTTGTGGCAAATTTCTTTTTTAATGTAATGATGCCTTTTTATTTACAAGGAACAAGAGGATTGAATCCAAGTCAAGCGGGACTTTTATTGATGGTCTTTCCATTAGTAATGGTGATTGCAGCACCCATTAGTGGGAGTTTATCGGATAAGGTCGGTAGAGAATTGCTGACGTTTATCGGGTTGGCACTAACGACGATTGTACAGTTAGGCTTTGTCTTTATTGATGGAAATACGAATATTGCAGTCTTTATTTTGATGACGGGAATTATGGGGCTGGGAAGTGCACTCTTTCAATCACCAAATAATGCGATTGTCATGTCTTCTGTTTCTAAAAAGGAACTGGGAATTGCGGGCAGTTTAAATTCCTTGGCTAGAAACTTAGGAATGGTCTTTGGCATTTCTTTTGCGACGACGATTTTGTATGTTGCTATGAGCAATAAATCAGGATACAAGGTAACCACGTATTTAGCAGATCAGCCAGAATTATTTGTTTACGGAATGCATGTGACTTTTGGGGTTGCCTTTGTGATTTGCTTAGTCGCAACCATTTTAACCGGACGACGCTTACTAACTGCAAAAGGGAAATCCGCTTAA